One segment of Mycolicibacterium sp. YH-1 DNA contains the following:
- a CDS encoding Rieske 2Fe-2S domain-containing protein, with product MQVTSVGHAGFRIDTAAGSILCDPWVNPAYFASWFPFPDNTTLDWDALGDCDYLYVSHLHKDHFDPANLAAHVNKDAVVLLPDFPVPDLRRELEKLGFHRFFETTDSTKHRVSGPKGDLDVMIIALRAPADGPIGDSGLVVSDGETVVFNMNDARPVDLDVLESEFGHIDVHMLQYSGAIWYPMVYDMPARAKETFGTQKRQRQMDRSRQYIAQVGATWVIPSAGPPCFLDTELRDLNDDHGDPANIFPDQVVFLEQMRMHGHDRGLLMIPGTTADFTGSQLDSLTHPVPEDEVQAIFTTGKADYIEAFAQRMAPVLAAEKASWAPAEGEPLLEPLRARFEPIMLATDQICDGIGYPVELRLGPEIVVLDFPKRTVREPIPDEKFRYGFEIAPELVRTVLRDDEPDWVNTIFLSTRFKAWRVGGYNEFLYTFFKCLTDERIAYADGWFAETHDDSASITLDGWEIQRRCPHLKADLSKFGVVEGSTLTCNLHGWQWNLDNGRCLTSKGHELRSAKA from the coding sequence GTGCAGGTCACAAGCGTCGGACATGCCGGTTTCCGGATCGACACCGCCGCAGGCAGCATCCTGTGCGACCCCTGGGTGAACCCGGCGTACTTCGCATCGTGGTTCCCCTTCCCGGACAACACCACCCTCGACTGGGACGCACTCGGTGACTGCGACTACCTCTACGTCAGCCACCTGCACAAGGACCACTTCGACCCGGCCAACCTCGCCGCGCACGTCAACAAGGACGCCGTCGTGCTGCTGCCGGACTTCCCGGTGCCCGATCTGCGCCGTGAGCTGGAGAAGCTCGGCTTCCACCGGTTTTTTGAGACCACCGACTCGACCAAGCACCGCGTGAGCGGGCCCAAGGGTGATCTCGATGTGATGATCATCGCTCTGCGCGCGCCTGCCGACGGGCCGATTGGCGACTCGGGTCTGGTGGTCTCCGACGGTGAGACGGTGGTGTTCAACATGAACGACGCCCGTCCCGTCGACCTTGACGTGCTGGAGTCGGAGTTCGGGCACATTGACGTCCACATGCTGCAGTACTCGGGCGCGATCTGGTACCCGATGGTCTACGACATGCCCGCGCGGGCCAAGGAGACCTTCGGCACCCAGAAGCGGCAGCGCCAGATGGACCGCAGCCGCCAGTACATCGCGCAGGTCGGTGCGACGTGGGTGATTCCGTCGGCCGGGCCGCCGTGCTTCCTGGACACCGAGCTGCGCGACCTCAACGACGACCACGGCGACCCCGCGAACATCTTCCCCGACCAGGTGGTGTTCCTCGAGCAGATGCGCATGCACGGACACGACCGGGGTCTGCTGATGATCCCCGGCACGACCGCGGATTTCACGGGCTCGCAACTGGACTCGCTCACACACCCGGTGCCCGAAGACGAGGTGCAGGCCATCTTCACCACCGGTAAGGCCGACTACATCGAGGCCTTCGCCCAGCGCATGGCGCCGGTGTTGGCCGCGGAGAAGGCGAGCTGGGCACCCGCTGAGGGGGAACCGCTTCTCGAGCCGCTGCGGGCCAGGTTCGAGCCGATCATGCTTGCCACCGACCAGATCTGCGATGGCATCGGGTACCCGGTCGAGCTGCGACTCGGGCCCGAGATCGTCGTGCTCGACTTCCCGAAACGCACAGTCCGCGAGCCGATTCCGGACGAGAAGTTCCGCTACGGCTTCGAGATCGCCCCAGAACTGGTCCGCACCGTGCTGCGCGACGACGAACCCGACTGGGTCAACACCATCTTCCTGTCCACCCGGTTCAAGGCCTGGCGGGTCGGCGGTTACAACGAGTTCCTGTACACGTTCTTCAAGTGCCTGACCGACGAGCGCATCGCCTACGCCGACGGCTGGTTCGCCGAGACACATGACGACTCGGCGTCGATAACCCTGGACGGCTGGGAGATTCAGCGCCGCTGCCCGCACCTCAAGGCCGACCTATCGAAGTTCGGCGTGGTCGAGGGGTCGACGTTGACCTGCAATCTGCACGGCTGGCAGTGGAACCTCGACAACGGACGCTGCCTGACGTCGAAGGGTCACGAACTGCGGAGCGCCAAGGCGTGA
- a CDS encoding 1-acyl-sn-glycerol-3-phosphate acyltransferase, whose translation MEPVYGTAITAARLVWRLQGLKFTVTGVENLPVTGGAVIAINHTSYFDFTFAGLPAFRQGRGRKVRFMAKKEVFDNKLTGPIMRSLRHIPVDRGSGAASFEEACQRLKEGELVGVYPEATISRSFEIKEFKSGAARMAIAADVPIIPHIVWGAQRIWTKGHPRRMGRTKVPISIAVGEPIYPTLPAAELTALLHSRMQHLLTEVQDAYGRHPAGEFWVPHRLGGGAPTLAEANQLDAEEAAEKAANRAERPEPGGAPGQV comes from the coding sequence GTGGAACCTGTCTACGGCACTGCCATCACGGCCGCCCGCCTGGTGTGGCGGCTGCAGGGCCTGAAGTTCACCGTGACGGGTGTGGAGAATCTTCCCGTCACCGGTGGAGCGGTGATCGCCATCAACCACACCAGCTACTTCGACTTCACCTTCGCCGGCCTACCGGCCTTTCGTCAGGGACGCGGCCGCAAGGTTCGCTTCATGGCGAAGAAGGAGGTGTTCGACAACAAGCTGACCGGTCCGATCATGCGGAGTCTGCGACACATCCCGGTGGATCGCGGCAGCGGCGCGGCGTCGTTCGAGGAGGCGTGCCAGCGGCTCAAGGAGGGCGAGCTGGTCGGCGTCTACCCCGAGGCGACCATCAGCCGCAGCTTCGAGATCAAGGAGTTCAAGTCGGGTGCGGCGCGGATGGCGATCGCCGCCGACGTGCCGATCATCCCGCACATCGTGTGGGGCGCTCAGCGCATCTGGACGAAAGGGCATCCACGCAGGATGGGGCGGACGAAGGTGCCGATCTCGATCGCGGTCGGTGAACCGATCTATCCGACCCTTCCCGCCGCCGAACTGACAGCGCTGTTGCACTCGCGCATGCAGCACCTCCTGACGGAGGTGCAGGACGCCTACGGTCGTCATCCGGCGGGTGAGTTCTGGGTGCCACACCGTCTTGGTGGGGGAGCCCCGACGCTGGCCGAGGCCAATCAGCTCGACGCCGAGGAAGCCGCCGAGAAGGCAGCGAACCGCGCGGAACGACCCGAGCCGGGCGGGGCGCCCGGGCAGGTATGA
- a CDS encoding N-acetylmuramoyl-L-alanine amidase yields the protein MLSRRAVPSLLFSAVAATVVILPWAVDGLPGDHESQSTASTLLLVEKPLTDIGGGETIRDITQDTPFSMVALTAADFTGTTARVRAQQPDGSWGQWYEAEPLDGVGEENSPKDGTEPVFVGRTNHVQIAVTRPVDAPRSGTQPTGAPKSKLGYIPASVEQSTVPTFNAVLISPPTAPANVQWEPPTAATIPGQPPNVIGRAQWGADEAMRCGNTVYDNSVRAGVVHHTAGSNNYSPGDSAGIVRSIYEYHTRTLGWCDIAYNALVDRYGQVFEGRAGGMNRPVEGAHTGGFNANTWGVAMMGDFTIEPPTPIQLRTTGRLLGWRLGLDHVDPKGTVVLTSAGGSFSTFPRGATPTLPSIFTHRDVGNTECPGNAALAVMDLLRDTAARFNAPPGPISLVDSLRGGAIHAKWSAMGGDASALGAPTSPEASGDGNSRYVTFQKGAMYWSPESGAEPVTGAIYDAWGSLGFERGALGLPTSGEIQEPLWIVQNFAHGTLNFDREKGTVTRVIDGVPIELPPPAHPGTPVQLERFTPIDYFS from the coding sequence GTGCTGAGTAGACGCGCAGTGCCATCGCTGCTCTTCTCTGCCGTGGCAGCGACGGTCGTCATCCTGCCGTGGGCGGTAGATGGCCTGCCGGGTGACCATGAATCGCAGTCCACGGCCAGCACACTGCTGCTCGTCGAGAAGCCACTGACCGATATCGGCGGCGGCGAGACCATCCGCGATATCACCCAAGACACCCCCTTCTCGATGGTCGCGCTCACCGCGGCCGACTTCACCGGCACGACGGCCCGGGTCCGCGCGCAACAACCCGATGGCTCGTGGGGACAGTGGTACGAGGCGGAGCCACTGGACGGCGTCGGCGAGGAGAACTCGCCGAAGGACGGCACCGAACCCGTCTTCGTCGGCCGGACCAACCACGTACAGATCGCCGTCACCCGGCCAGTCGACGCACCCCGCAGTGGCACTCAGCCCACGGGCGCACCGAAGTCGAAGCTCGGCTACATTCCCGCCAGCGTCGAGCAGTCGACGGTCCCGACATTCAACGCAGTCTTGATCAGCCCGCCCACCGCACCAGCCAACGTGCAGTGGGAACCACCGACGGCGGCGACCATCCCCGGCCAACCGCCCAACGTCATCGGCCGCGCTCAGTGGGGTGCCGACGAGGCGATGCGATGCGGAAACACCGTGTACGACAACAGTGTTCGCGCGGGCGTGGTGCACCACACGGCAGGCAGTAACAACTACAGCCCGGGCGACTCCGCCGGCATCGTCCGATCGATCTACGAGTACCACACCCGCACACTGGGCTGGTGCGACATCGCCTACAACGCACTGGTGGACAGGTACGGCCAGGTCTTCGAGGGCCGCGCAGGCGGTATGAACCGACCGGTCGAGGGCGCCCACACCGGCGGCTTCAACGCCAACACCTGGGGTGTGGCGATGATGGGCGATTTCACCATCGAGCCGCCCACACCGATCCAGTTGCGCACCACCGGACGCCTGCTCGGCTGGCGCCTCGGCCTCGACCACGTGGACCCCAAGGGCACCGTCGTGCTGACATCGGCCGGCGGTAGCTTCTCCACGTTCCCGCGGGGGGCCACGCCGACGCTGCCCAGCATCTTCACCCACCGCGACGTCGGCAACACCGAATGTCCCGGCAATGCCGCGCTTGCCGTGATGGACCTGCTGCGCGATACCGCCGCTCGGTTCAACGCCCCACCCGGACCCATCTCGCTGGTCGACTCGCTGCGCGGCGGCGCCATCCACGCCAAGTGGTCCGCGATGGGTGGCGACGCGAGCGCTCTCGGGGCCCCCACCTCGCCGGAGGCCTCCGGTGACGGCAACAGCCGGTACGTCACCTTCCAGAAGGGCGCGATGTACTGGTCACCGGAGAGCGGCGCAGAACCGGTCACCGGGGCCATCTACGACGCGTGGGGCTCGCTGGGTTTCGAGCGCGGCGCGCTGGGCCTGCCCACCAGCGGCGAGATCCAGGAACCGCTGTGGATCGTGCAGAACTTCGCGCACGGCACGCTGAACTTCGACCGGGAAAAGGGCACCGTGACGCGGGTGATCGACGGCGTGCCGATCGAACTCCCGCCCCCGGCCCACCCCGGCACACCCGTTCAGCTGGAGCGCTTCACCCCCATCGACTACTTCAGCTAG
- a CDS encoding 1-acyl-sn-glycerol-3-phosphate acyltransferase encodes MEPIFRSLEIAGRTAVRVTGTRITYHGLENIPAVGGAVAAINHTSYVDFLPAALAAMYRKRRMRFMIKAEMADVKAVDFLIKHTQAIPVDRRAGGDSYPIAVERLQAGELVGVYPEATISRSFELKEFKTGAARMAKEADVPIIPMIVWGAQRIWTKDNPKSLGRNKFPITVSVGAPMAATGPVETVMDDLRAEMNDLLYRAQDDYEHPQGAPWVPRRLGGGAPTLEEARALEAAELAERARRRTGGA; translated from the coding sequence ATGGAACCGATCTTCCGCAGCCTGGAGATCGCGGGTAGAACGGCGGTGCGAGTCACCGGTACCCGCATCACCTACCACGGTTTGGAGAACATCCCCGCGGTTGGCGGAGCGGTGGCTGCCATCAACCACACGAGTTATGTCGACTTCCTCCCCGCGGCATTGGCTGCCATGTACCGCAAGCGGCGGATGCGTTTCATGATCAAGGCCGAGATGGCTGACGTGAAGGCGGTTGACTTCCTGATCAAGCACACTCAGGCCATTCCCGTCGACCGGCGCGCGGGTGGCGATTCCTACCCCATCGCCGTCGAGCGATTACAAGCCGGCGAACTCGTCGGCGTCTACCCGGAGGCAACCATCAGCCGCAGCTTCGAACTCAAGGAGTTCAAGACAGGTGCCGCACGCATGGCCAAGGAGGCCGACGTGCCGATCATCCCGATGATCGTGTGGGGCGCTCAGCGCATCTGGACCAAGGACAATCCGAAGAGCCTGGGCCGCAACAAGTTTCCGATCACCGTGTCGGTGGGTGCCCCGATGGCCGCCACCGGCCCCGTCGAGACGGTCATGGACGATCTGCGCGCCGAGATGAATGATCTTCTCTATCGCGCGCAAGACGACTACGAGCATCCGCAAGGTGCCCCCTGGGTGCCGCGCCGGCTCGGCGGCGGTGCGCCGACCCTCGAGGAGGCACGTGCGCTCGAGGCGGCGGAACTCGCGGAGCGTGCGCGCAGGCGGACGGGTGGGGCCTAG
- a CDS encoding HAD family hydrolase, whose protein sequence is MLPALIATDVDGTLLDNDENVTPRTRAAVWAAVNAGTQFVLATGRPPRWIAQVVDGLGFAPIAVCANGSVIYDSATDRIISARTLSTDQLGELAELATRLIPTAGLAVERVGRSAHDAATPQFVSSPGYEHAWLNPDNTEVSLQDLLAAPAVKLLIRQAGAASADMLAVLEPHVGLLGDLTYSTNNGLIEVVPLGISKATGVEEVARPLGITAEDVVTFGDMPNDIPMLRWAGLGVAMGNAHPEAIAAADEVTAPNTDDGLARVLERWWL, encoded by the coding sequence GTGCTTCCCGCACTGATAGCCACCGATGTCGATGGCACGCTGCTCGATAACGACGAGAACGTCACACCCCGCACCCGGGCCGCGGTATGGGCGGCGGTGAACGCGGGCACGCAGTTCGTGCTCGCCACCGGTAGACCTCCGCGCTGGATCGCCCAGGTGGTCGACGGGCTGGGTTTCGCACCTATCGCGGTGTGCGCCAACGGCTCCGTGATCTACGACTCGGCTACCGACCGCATCATCTCGGCCCGCACGCTGTCGACGGACCAGCTCGGTGAGCTGGCCGAACTGGCGACCCGGCTGATCCCCACCGCAGGACTGGCCGTCGAGCGGGTGGGACGAAGTGCCCACGACGCTGCGACGCCGCAGTTCGTCTCCTCGCCCGGTTACGAGCACGCCTGGCTCAACCCCGACAACACCGAGGTGTCGTTGCAGGACCTGCTGGCCGCACCAGCGGTCAAGCTCCTCATCCGCCAAGCGGGAGCGGCAAGTGCGGACATGTTGGCGGTGCTGGAGCCCCATGTGGGGCTGCTCGGCGATCTGACCTACTCGACGAACAACGGCCTCATCGAGGTGGTGCCGCTTGGTATCAGCAAGGCCACCGGCGTCGAGGAGGTGGCACGCCCGCTGGGCATCACGGCCGAGGATGTGGTGACCTTCGGGGATATGCCCAATGACATACCGATGTTGCGCTGGGCGGGACTGGGCGTCGCGATGGGCAACGCGCATCCGGAGGCGATCGCCGCGGCCGACGAGGTCACGGCGCCCAATACCGACGACGGGCTGGCGCGTGTGCTCGAGCGTTGGTGGCTCTAG
- a CDS encoding phosphotransferase, which translates to MSYPSTPVPVPDVVTTIAAGRDVGSVWLNELGGVTFSVGTAGSVTAEFVKVYPDEHAALLVTEAQRLTWAGRFLAVPRVISSGPGWLHTAGVPGLSAVDPSWVARPVAAARAIGAGLRRMHDTLPVAQFPFGRPSWIPADAPPADRLVVCHGDACAPNTLIADDGSCAGHVDLGDLGVADPWSDLAVATMSLAWNFPDDGTLEAALLDAYGVAPDPPRMAYYRERWEE; encoded by the coding sequence GTGAGCTACCCCAGTACCCCTGTCCCCGTGCCCGATGTCGTCACAACGATCGCGGCGGGTCGCGATGTGGGTTCCGTGTGGCTCAACGAACTCGGCGGTGTGACGTTCTCGGTGGGAACCGCGGGTTCGGTGACGGCCGAGTTCGTGAAGGTCTATCCCGATGAGCACGCCGCCCTGCTGGTGACCGAGGCGCAGCGGCTGACCTGGGCGGGCCGCTTCCTGGCGGTGCCGCGCGTGATCTCGTCAGGGCCCGGATGGCTGCACACGGCGGGGGTGCCAGGGCTCTCAGCTGTCGATCCGTCCTGGGTGGCGCGGCCCGTCGCGGCGGCCCGCGCGATCGGCGCCGGTCTGCGCAGGATGCACGACACACTGCCGGTGGCGCAGTTCCCGTTCGGCAGGCCCTCCTGGATTCCGGCCGACGCACCGCCCGCAGACCGCCTCGTGGTCTGCCACGGCGACGCGTGCGCGCCCAACACACTGATCGCCGACGACGGTTCGTGCGCGGGGCACGTCGACCTCGGCGACCTCGGCGTCGCCGACCCGTGGTCGGACCTGGCGGTGGCGACGATGTCGCTGGCGTGGAACTTCCCGGACGACGGCACCCTGGAGGCGGCGCTGCTGGACGCCTACGGAGTGGCACCCGATCCGCCGCGGATGGCCTACTACCGGGAGCGCTGGGAGGAGTAG
- a CDS encoding phosphatase PAP2 family protein has translation MSLGGYTAPRGEDAVLVAVQHGIAGRPGVLPGARALSHFGEHSAGWVGVALLGALAQPRRRRAWLTAGVGAFIAHAAAVVIKRVVKRTRPEHPDISVNVGTPSKLSFPSAHATSTTAAALLLARATRSRLPLLVVPPMAVSRLVLGVHYPTDVLTGMVVGAAVASTVGAVGDRVERTSKEPGK, from the coding sequence GTGAGCCTCGGCGGCTACACGGCACCGCGGGGCGAGGATGCGGTGCTGGTTGCCGTGCAGCACGGAATCGCTGGCCGCCCAGGCGTTCTCCCGGGCGCGCGGGCACTCTCGCACTTCGGCGAGCACAGCGCGGGCTGGGTGGGGGTAGCGCTGCTCGGCGCCCTCGCGCAGCCTCGGCGACGCCGCGCGTGGTTGACGGCTGGGGTCGGCGCGTTCATCGCGCACGCGGCCGCCGTGGTGATCAAGCGGGTCGTCAAGCGGACCCGCCCAGAGCACCCCGACATCTCGGTGAACGTCGGCACGCCAAGCAAGCTGAGCTTCCCGTCCGCTCACGCCACCTCCACCACCGCCGCGGCGCTGCTGTTGGCTCGCGCCACGCGGTCGAGACTGCCCCTGCTGGTGGTGCCGCCGATGGCGGTGTCCCGCCTGGTGCTCGGGGTGCACTACCCGACCGACGTGCTCACGGGCATGGTGGTCGGCGCCGCCGTTGCCAGCACGGTCGGTGCCGTGGGAGACCGCGTCGAGAGAACGTCGAAGGAGCCCGGTAAGTGA
- the glf gene encoding UDP-galactopyranose mutase — MTSADPRVAPVPSAGPYDLLVVGSGFFGLTIAERVATQLDKRVLVVDRRPHIGGNAYSEPEPTTGIEVHRYGAHLFHTSNQRVWDYVRQFTEFTGYQHRVFAMHAGQAYQFPMGLGLVSQFFGRYFTPDEARALIAEQAAEFDSKAAQNFEEKAISLIGRPLYEAFMKHYTAKQWETDPTNLPASNITRLPVRYTFDNRYFNDTYEGLPVDGYTAWLQNMAADERIEVRLDTDWFDVRDELVAANPDAPVIYTGPLDRYFDYSAGRLGWRTLDFETEVLDTGDFQGTPVMNYNDADVPYTRIHEFRHFHPERAYPTDKTVIMREYGRFAKDDDEPYYPINTPEDRAMVTAYRELAKGETASAGVLFGGRLGTYQYLDMHMAIASALNMYDNTLVPHLRDGAALVQDESSTP, encoded by the coding sequence ATGACCTCCGCTGATCCCCGGGTCGCTCCGGTCCCGTCCGCCGGCCCGTACGACCTGCTCGTCGTCGGCTCCGGATTCTTCGGCCTGACGATCGCCGAGCGTGTAGCCACTCAACTCGACAAGCGTGTGCTTGTCGTCGACAGGCGGCCACACATCGGCGGTAACGCCTACTCCGAACCCGAGCCCACGACAGGTATAGAGGTGCACCGCTACGGTGCGCACCTCTTCCACACCTCCAACCAGCGGGTGTGGGACTACGTCCGCCAGTTCACCGAGTTCACCGGCTATCAGCATCGCGTCTTCGCGATGCACGCCGGTCAGGCCTACCAGTTCCCGATGGGCCTTGGCCTGGTGTCGCAGTTCTTCGGCCGTTACTTCACTCCCGATGAGGCCAGGGCCCTGATCGCCGAGCAGGCCGCCGAGTTCGACTCCAAGGCCGCGCAGAACTTCGAGGAGAAGGCGATCAGCCTCATCGGGCGCCCGCTCTACGAGGCGTTCATGAAGCACTACACGGCCAAGCAGTGGGAGACCGATCCGACCAACCTGCCGGCAAGCAACATCACCCGGCTACCGGTGCGCTACACGTTCGACAACCGCTACTTCAACGACACGTACGAGGGGCTGCCGGTCGACGGGTACACCGCCTGGCTGCAGAACATGGCCGCCGACGAGCGCATCGAGGTGCGACTGGACACCGACTGGTTCGACGTGCGAGACGAGCTCGTTGCGGCCAACCCCGACGCGCCCGTCATCTACACCGGGCCGCTGGACCGCTACTTCGACTACTCGGCGGGCCGACTCGGCTGGCGCACGCTCGACTTCGAGACCGAGGTCCTCGACACGGGCGACTTTCAAGGCACGCCCGTCATGAACTACAACGACGCCGACGTGCCCTACACCCGGATTCACGAGTTCCGGCACTTCCACCCCGAGCGCGCCTACCCGACCGACAAGACCGTCATCATGCGCGAGTACGGGCGGTTCGCCAAGGACGACGACGAGCCCTACTACCCCATCAACACCCCTGAGGATCGGGCGATGGTCACGGCCTACCGTGAACTGGCCAAGGGCGAGACGGCTTCGGCCGGAGTGCTGTTCGGCGGACGGCTGGGCACCTATCAGTACCTCGACATGCACATGGCGATCGCGAGCGCGCTCAACATGTACGACAACACCCTGGTACCGCATCTGCGCGACGGAGCGGCGCTGGTCCAAGACGAAAGCAGCACACCATGA
- a CDS encoding glycosyltransferase, producing the protein MSDIPSGALDAGQSKAVSLLSRVILPRPGEPLDVRKLYIEESSTNSRRAHAPSRTTLEIGAESEVSFATYFNAFPASYWRRWSILESVVLRVELTGSARIDVYRSKATGARITVGGAAASSADPDAPAVTEFEIGLDPFEDGGWIWFDITTDSKVTVHSAGWYAPQPAPGRANVAVGIPTFNRPADCVSALAALTSDPMVDDVISAVIVSDQGNNKACDHPDFPEAAAALGNRLTIHNQPNLGGSGGYSRVMYEALKNTDCEQILFMDDDIRIEPDSILRALALNRFAKSPTLVGGQMLNLQEPSHLHVMGEMVDQANFMWTGAINTEYDHDFAKYPLNDEEESRSRLLHRRIDVDYNGWWMCMIPRQVAEELGQPLPLFIKWDDADYGLRAGEHGYPTVTLPGAAIWHMAWSDKDDAIDWQAYFHLRNRLVVASLHWDGSVTGLVASHLKATIKHLLCLEYSTVAIQNKAMDDFLAGPEHIFSILESALPEVRSMRNDYPDAVVLSSASALPTPSDKRWRKKVQIPVGPVSIAVRLVRGVVHQLKPHDPEHHRRPQINVATQDARWFSLSRVDGVTVTTADGRGVVYRQRDREKMFELLRDSLKRQVQLLRKFNRMRRVYREALPVLSSKQKWETVLPTSAEAKS; encoded by the coding sequence ATGAGTGACATTCCGTCTGGCGCACTTGATGCCGGACAGTCCAAAGCGGTCAGCCTGCTGTCGCGCGTCATCCTGCCGCGCCCGGGCGAGCCGCTGGACGTACGCAAGCTCTACATCGAGGAGTCGTCCACCAACTCCCGGCGTGCCCATGCGCCGAGCCGCACCACGCTGGAGATCGGCGCCGAGTCGGAGGTCTCGTTCGCGACCTACTTCAACGCCTTCCCGGCCAGCTACTGGCGCCGCTGGTCGATCCTCGAGTCCGTGGTGCTGCGCGTCGAACTGACCGGCAGCGCACGCATCGACGTCTACCGCTCCAAGGCCACCGGCGCACGCATCACCGTCGGCGGTGCCGCGGCGTCCAGCGCGGACCCGGACGCTCCTGCTGTCACCGAGTTCGAGATCGGACTCGACCCGTTCGAGGACGGCGGCTGGATCTGGTTCGACATCACCACCGACTCCAAGGTCACCGTGCACAGCGCCGGGTGGTACGCGCCGCAACCGGCGCCGGGGCGGGCCAACGTCGCCGTCGGCATCCCGACGTTCAACCGGCCCGCGGACTGCGTCAGCGCGCTCGCGGCGCTCACGTCAGACCCCATGGTGGATGACGTCATCAGCGCGGTGATCGTCTCCGATCAGGGCAACAACAAGGCCTGCGATCACCCCGACTTCCCCGAGGCCGCCGCGGCCCTCGGCAACCGGTTGACCATCCACAACCAGCCCAACCTCGGTGGCTCCGGTGGCTACAGCCGAGTCATGTACGAGGCGCTGAAGAACACCGACTGCGAACAGATCCTGTTCATGGACGATGACATCCGCATCGAGCCCGACTCGATCCTGCGGGCACTCGCGCTGAACCGCTTCGCGAAGAGCCCGACCCTCGTCGGTGGCCAGATGCTGAACCTGCAGGAGCCATCGCACCTGCATGTCATGGGCGAGATGGTCGACCAGGCGAACTTCATGTGGACCGGCGCCATCAACACGGAGTACGACCACGACTTCGCCAAGTACCCCCTCAACGACGAGGAGGAGTCCCGAAGCCGGCTCCTGCATCGCCGCATCGACGTTGACTACAACGGCTGGTGGATGTGCATGATCCCGCGCCAGGTGGCTGAGGAGCTCGGCCAGCCCCTGCCGCTGTTCATCAAGTGGGACGACGCTGACTACGGGCTGCGCGCGGGTGAGCACGGCTATCCGACCGTGACACTGCCGGGCGCCGCCATCTGGCACATGGCGTGGAGCGACAAGGACGACGCGATCGACTGGCAGGCGTACTTCCACCTGCGCAACCGGTTGGTCGTGGCGTCGCTGCACTGGGACGGCAGCGTCACGGGTCTGGTGGCCAGCCACTTGAAGGCAACCATCAAACACCTTCTGTGCCTGGAGTATTCGACGGTCGCCATCCAGAACAAGGCGATGGACGACTTCCTGGCCGGACCCGAGCACATCTTCTCGATCCTGGAGTCGGCGCTGCCAGAGGTGCGCAGCATGCGCAACGACTACCCCGATGCGGTGGTGCTGTCGAGTGCGAGCGCGTTGCCGACGCCGTCGGACAAGCGGTGGCGCAAGAAGGTGCAGATTCCCGTCGGCCCAGTGTCGATCGCGGTGCGGCTGGTCCGCGGTGTCGTTCACCAGCTCAAGCCGCACGACCCCGAGCATCACCGTCGCCCGCAGATCAACGTCGCCACCCAGGACGCGCGGTGGTTCTCGCTGTCGCGGGTCGACGGTGTCACGGTGACGACCGCCGACGGGCGCGGCGTCGTCTACCGCCAGCGTGACCGCGAGAAGATGTTCGAGCTGCTTCGCGATTCGCTCAAGCGCCAGGTGCAGCTGCTGCGTAAGTTCAACCGGATGCGCCGGGTCTACCGCGAGGCACTTCCGGTGCTGTCCAGCAAGCAGAAGTGGGAAACCGTCCTGCCGACCAGCGCAGAAGCCAAGTCGTGA